The proteins below are encoded in one region of Anguilla anguilla isolate fAngAng1 chromosome 3, fAngAng1.pri, whole genome shotgun sequence:
- the LOC118223432 gene encoding ankyrin repeat and IBR domain-containing protein 1-like, translating into MTFALFQGLNSLDEDDPNVLLAIQLSLQESGLVMDGETQEILNNEASMGAIGTSLPSRLDPVLPSVELPRGALSSSELLELGDSLMRLGNITSQYTPEPFDNLHPFDPLLDMQRDPAMQDNVDGGGLSSQTGDDAVGLTQLELEGMATVGVLNTEPDNRQVDCNADPSHPDVPECESLPDLQPHSPEWEEQVHLV; encoded by the exons ATGACTTTTGCTTTGTTCCAGGGCCTTAATTCTCTGGATGAGGATGACCCCAATGTCCTGCTGGCTATTCAGCTGTCTCTGCAGGAATCTGGGCTGGTTATGGATGGTGAGACTCAGGAGATCCTCAACAATGAAGCCTCCATGGGAGCGATTGGCACCTCTCTGCCATCCAGACTGGACCCTGTGCTGCCCAGTGTGGAGCTGCCTCGTGGTGCCTTGAGCAGCTCTGAGCTCCTGGAGCTGGGAGACAGCTTGATGAGACTGGGAAACATTACCAGTCAATACACCCCTGAGCCCTTTGATAACCTGCATCCCTTCG ACCCTCTCCTGGACATGCAGAGGGACCCTGCAATGCAGGACAATGTAGATGGGGGAGGTCTGTCATCCCAAACTGGGGACGATGCAGTGGGCCTCACCCAGCTGGAGTTGGAGGGCATGGCCACTGTGGGTGTCTTGAACACAGAGCCTGACAACAGACAAGTTGACTGTAATGCTGATCCCAGTCATCCTGATGTACCTGAATGTGAGTCTCTTCCTGACCTTCAACCACACAGCCCTGAGTGGGAGGAGCAAGTCCACCTGGTTTGA